One window of Thermus oshimai DSM 12092 genomic DNA carries:
- a CDS encoding transposase, translating into GEAWVVLDRAGWHTSGRLEVPEGIRLVFLPPYSPELQPAERVWPLVNEAVANRYFATLEEMMGVVAERCRTLEEDPATVRRHTLFHWWPRVKEST; encoded by the coding sequence GGGGGAGGCCTGGGTGGTTTTGGACCGGGCGGGGTGGCACACGTCTGGGCGGTTGGAGGTACCGGAGGGGATCCGCTTGGTCTTTCTGCCACCTTACAGTCCTGAGCTGCAACCGGCGGAGCGGGTGTGGCCGTTGGTGAACGAGGCGGTGGCCAACCGGTACTTTGCGACCCTGGAGGAGATGATGGGGGTGGTGGCCGAGCGGTGCCGGACCCTTGAGGAGGACCCAGCCACGGTGCGCAGGCATACCCTCTTTCACTGGTGGCCTAGGGTGAAGGAATCTACGTAA